The Pseudomonas fulva 12-X sequence GATGCTCTTCGAGGGCCAGTACGCGCAACGTCGGATGCCGCGCACGGGCGAAGGCCTGCAGATCGCGCAGCGCCAGGCAGGCCTGACGCAGCTGCTCGAGGGACTGCACCGGATCGCTGACCAGCAGGCGCGTCACGCCCCAGCCCCGCTCGTCCGCGGCGTCCAGCCAATGTTGATCATCCTGCCCTGCCATCAGCGGCCGACACCAGAGCAGCTCGCGCATGCCAAGCGGTGCAGCAAGGTGTTCCTTCTTGCCCGCCAGGGCGCCGAGCAGCCGAGCCTGCTGCGCCAGGGGCTCGCCCTGCTCCTGCAACTCCAGCAGGCAAACCTGACGCGGCCAGCTCAGTGCCAGCCCCTGCCGCTCGGCATCGGCGGCCAGCGCGGCGACACTGGCAGCCGGGTCGAACAGCTGGCGCAGCCAGGCATCGAGCTGATGCCGCTGCCAATGGCGCTCGGCCTGCACCTGGCGCTGTTCGACCAACATCTCCGCGGCCATGCGCACCAGCTCGGCGTAGGGGCGCACTACTTCGGGATCGCCGGTGATACCCAGCACGCCGATCAGCTCGTCGGCATGCAGCAGCGGCAGATTCACGCCCGGGCGCACACCGCGCAGGCAGGTCGCGGCCTGCTCGTCGATTTCCACCACGCGGCGGTTGGCCAGCACCAGTTGCGCGCCTTCATGACGGGTATGCAAACGCGCCGGATCGCCGCTGCCGATGATCATGCCCTGGGCGTCCATCACATTGATGTTGTACGGCAGGATGGCCATGGCGCGGTCGACGATGTGCTGGGCCAGGGTGGAGTCGAGTTCTAGCATGGGCGGGCCTGGTGATTGGAATCGACGGTTCAGACCGGGTCGGCACCAGGGCCGGCCGCAAAACTCAGGGCGCCAGACGCTGGCGCAGCCAGGCTTCGCCGTTGAGCCGATAATCGAGACGGTCGTGCAGACGGCTGGCACGGCCCTGCCAGAACTCGATGCGCTCGGGCAGCAGGCGGTAACCGCCCCAGTGCGGCGGACACTCCGGCGCCTGGTCGGCGAAGCGCCGCTCGGTTTGCGCCAGCAGGCCTTCCAGCTCGCCACGATCATGAATCACCCGGCTTTGCGGCGAGGCCCAAGCGCCGAGGCGGCTGCCCAGCGGGCGCACCTGGAAGTAGGCGTCGGATTCGGCCGGCGTGACCTTCTCGACGCGACCTTCGATGCGCACCTGACGCTCCAGAGTCGGCCAGAAAAAGGTCAGCGCGGCAAAGGGGTTGGCCTGCAGCTGCTCGCCCTTGGCGCTCTGGTAATTGCTGAAGAAGGTGAACCCTTGCTCGTCCAGGCCCTTGAGCAGCAGTACACGGCAGTGCGGACGACCTTCGGCATCGACGGTCGCCAGGGTCATGGCGTTGGGTTCTACGGGAGGCTGCTCGGTTTTCACCGCATCGGCGAACCAGCTTCTGAACAGCGCAAGAGGCTCAAGCGGCGCCTGATCCTCGCTCAACCCGTCACGGGTGTAATCACGGCGCATGTCGGCCAGGGTCTGAGTCATGAGAAAGCTCTCGGAAGCGACAAAGACCCTAGCTTAACGGCACAGACCTTATTTGGCTTGATCTGCGGCAACCACTTTCTTGGCATCGGCCAGCTTGGTGGTGCTCTTGTCGGCCGGCTTGTCAGCGGTTTTCGCCACGGCCTTGGTCGCTGGTTTCGCTGCTGGCTTGGCCGCCGCCTTGGGTTTGGCCTTGGCAGGCGCCTTGGCTACGGCTTTGGCCGCAGGTTTTGCGGCTGCCTTGGCGGCCGGTTTCTCGGCTGGCTTGTCCGCGGCTTTGTCGACGGCAGCCACAGCGGTGGCGGCAGCCGGCGCCGGATCAGGGGTGTTGTACTTGGCGATCAGGGCCTGCAGGGTGTCCTGACGGGTCAGGAGAATTTCCACCCGGCGGTTCAGCTCACGGCCGTTGGCGCTGTCGTTGGCGGCACGCGGCATGTCCGGGCCCATGCCCTTGACCATCAGGCGGTCCTGCTTGAGGCCGCTGAGGCGGAAGATGGCGGTGAAGGCACGGGCGCGCTCGAGGCTGAGGGAACGGTTGGTATCCAGTGCGCCGCTGCTGTCAGCGTGGCCGAGTACCAGCACGCCGACCTTGCTGTCTTTCTCCATGACCTTGGCCACCCGGGTGATCGGGCCCAGGGTGACCGGCAGCAGCATGCCAGGGCGATCCGGGTTGAAGTTGCCCTTGACCGGCGCGGTGACGACCAGCAGGTTCTCGCGGCGCTCCATCTCGAAGTTGCTGTCCTTGATCGCTTCGCGCACCAGCGGCTCGTATTCATCCAGCCAGGCCTGGGTGACTTCCGGCGGTGGCATGGGAACCGGCTTTGGATCTTCCTTCTTCTCGAACAGGGAGCAACCTGTCAGCAGTACGCAAAGCGCCAGCGCGCAAGTCTTGTAGGAAAGCATCGGTTCATCCACTAAATAGTCGGTCGTAGTCACCCGGAAAATCCGGAGTCAGCAGCTAAAAGCGTTATCGCGCAGGCGGTTAAGCGTGTTTCCTAGAAACACTCGCATAAGATACCCGCAAGTTTCTGTGCCCGCGGATCCATTAAGACGAACGGCCCCAGGTTATTCGTAACAAACCCCACAGCCACGTCCCGTTCCGGATCGGCGAAACCGGTGGTCCCGCCCGCGCCAGGGTGGCCGAAGGCGCCCTTGCCCATCCCGTAGGTAGCGTTGGCGACAGCGGGCTGGTCGAGCATGCAGCCCAGACCGAAACGCGTCGGGGTCAGCAATGTTCTGTCCTCACCGACACTGTGTTCGCGGGTGAGTTCAGCCAGCAGTTCACTGTCGAGCAGGCTGCCATCGAGCAGGCCGCTGTAGAAACCCGCCAGGCTACGGGCGTTGCCATGACCATTGGCCGCCGGCTGCTGCATGCGCCGCCACTCCGGTTTGTTGGTGCTGGTCATGATCGACGGCGGGTTGGTGAACGCCCGTGTGGTCATGGCCTGGGCGTCGTTCATCATGGTCTTGAGCATGCGCTGCGCCGCCGCATCGCCCATATTGCCCTTGCCCCGGCTGATGGTGGCGACGCGGTGGAACTCCTCGTCGGCCAGGCCAACATGGAAATCCAGGCCCAGCGGCTTGGCGGTGCGGGCGACGATCGACTCGCCCGGGCCGCGGCCCTCGACGCGGCGCAGCAGCTCGCCGATCAGCCAGCCGAAGGTGATCGGCGCATAACCGTGGCCCTCGCCCAGCGGCCACCAGGGCGCCTCGGCGGCCAGCGCGTCGGTCATGGTCTGCCAGTCATAGAGCGCCTCGGCGGGCAGATTCTGACGAATCGCCGGCAACCCGGCCTGATGACAAAGCAGGTGGCGCACGGTGATGCGCTCCTTGCCGGCGGCGGCGAATTCCGGCCAGTAGCGGGCTACCGGGGCGTCGAGTTCCAGCTTGCCTTCGGCCACCAGTTGCAGCGCGGTGACCGCAGCGAAGGGCTTGGTGCAGGAGAACAGGTTGAGGATGGTATCGCTGTGCCAAGCCTCTCGGCCGTCCTTGTCGGCGACACCGGCCCAGATGTCCACCACGGTTTCCCCGCCTACCTGCACACACAGCGCGGCGCCACGCTCCTGCGGGTCATCGAACAGCGCGGCGAAGGCCTCCTTCACCGCTTCGAATTTGAGGTCGAAGTAACCCTGAATCTGCACTGACTGCTCCTGCTTCAAATAAAAGCGCCAGCAGGGCTGGCGCGTAGAGATCAAGGCTTGGCTTCAGCCGCCGGAGCGTCGCCCTCAGCAGCCGGCGCGACTTCGGGCGCCGCCTCTTGCGCCGGTGCGGCGTCCGTCTTGGCCGCCGGCTCCTGAGCAGGGGCGGTGTCCGCTTTGGGCGCCGGCTCCTGGGCTGGCGCAGCATCCACTTTGGGCGCTGGCTCCTTGGCAGCCTGCTCGAGCACCAGCGGCGGCACGGTCAGGTTGGCCTTGCGCACGGCGCTGACAAAACCGTCCCACGGCCGGTCGGTGACCGCCACCAGGCCCAGGTGACCATTCTCGCCATCGAGCAGACGCCCGGTGACGGGCTGGTCCAGATACTGGAACCAGTGCACACCAACGATCTGCGGTTCTTCCAGGGCCTTCTTCAGGAAGTTCGCGTAAGCCGGGCCACGCTCCTCTTCCTTGTACACCTCGGCGACGCCGCCCCAGAACGGGCCGCGGTCGCGGGAGCCGAAGTGGAATTCGGTGACCAGCAGCGGCTTGTCGAGCTTGCGCAAGGCTTCGAAGTCGTAGCCCTGCTGCGGCTCGCGGGTATAGAAGTTGAAGCTCAGCACGTCGCAGTACTGGGCACAGGCCTCCACCGCCTCGGGAATGCTCGCCGAGAAACGGCCGCCGAGCAGCAGGTGGTTCGGCGTGTGCCACTCCAGCGAATCGTCGATGGTCTTGAAGTAGGTATCGGCGAACAGCCGCAGGAAGCGCTGCATGTCGGCTTCGATGGCCGGGTACTCAGGATTGATCGGCGGCGCCTGGAAGCCCGGATCTTCCATCAACTCCCACGCTTTGAGATCAATACCCCAGGCCTTGGACAGGCCTTCCTGATTGCGGTACTTGTCGCGCAGCTGCTTGAGGAAGGCGCGCTTGGCCGGCACGTCGGTAGTCAGGCGCAGCGTGGCGTAGGCCAATGCGTAGCGCGACAGCGGATCATCCGCCGGGCCGGCCCAGGCCAGCTCGTTGTCGGCGTAGTAACCGATCACCCAGGGATCGTCGCGATGGCCGCGTGTAGCGATGGCGATGGCACGCTCGGCGGCCATGGCGAAACGCGGATCGAACGGGTCGGGCATGCCGCCCCACCAGTCAACGCCAGTGCTGATGGTGGCGTAGTCGCCATGGATCGACAGCGGAATGCTGTACGGCATGCGCTTGTCTTCGGCGAACTCGTTGTCGCTCCAGTTACCCAGGGTATTGAAGCCCCAGGCCTGCAGGCGATTCTGCGCGCGCTCGCGCCACGCCTTGGCGTCCTGGGCGCCATAGGTGCGCTGCAGGTTGGCGGCGTAGAAGTCGTACCAGCGGCCCTTGTCGAAGTCGCGGCCGCGGTTGGCGCCGGTGTCGGACTCGTTACTGGCACTACCGTAGAACGCGGCGAGCGGCTCGCCCTCGGCCGGCAACGCGCTGAACATGATCTCGCGGCCTTCGACGTAGGTCTGGCTCTGCGAGCCGGTCACGGTGTTCACGCCCAGCGAATAGAAGGGGTTACCCTCCGGCGTGACCAGGAACCAGCGGCCACCGCGCTTCTCGGTACGGAAGAAGCCGGTGGCCTCGAACGACGGGCCACCAATCCAGCCACCATACATGTCCTGCTTGGGACGGCCGGCCTGCCAGGTCTGCAGCTGCTTGTCTTCCTGGGCCATACCCTGGCGCAGCTGCTCGTCGTTCTTGATCTTGCCCGGCCAGTCGCGCCGCGTGTACTGGCCGTAGCCATCGACGATACCGCGGTAGGCCTGCTCCAGATCGCCGCTGCCGCGCACGCCGAAACGGCCCAGCAGGATGTTTTGCGCGGCCTGAGGATTGGGAATCGACAGGGTCACGGCGGAGACGTTCTTGACGTCGATCTCGCCATTGACGGTTTCCGCCAGCAGCAGCAGGCGACCGTCGTAACGCCAGGGCATCGGCGCACCGGCACGCATGCCCTGGGCACGCGGCGAGGTAGCGCCCAACGGGATCAGCAATGTCTGCGCAGGCCCCGCCGGCAGGGCGATCTGAGTGGTCAGGCGCTTGCCGTCGGCGCTTTCGATGGTGACGTCCAGGGTCAGCGCCCAGTCCATGGCGTTCTGCACGCGCAGGCTCATGGCGCTGGCCTGGGACCAGTCCCAACTGCCGCTTTGCGGGGTGAGGCGCAGGGTCGGGCGCTCGCCCGGATTGAAGGTCACACGGCGCAGGATCTCGCCCTGGGCGGCGCTTTCCGCGGTCACGCTGGGCAGGTAGGCGTTGTCGCCGGAGACCTGAACGGCGTCCATGGGACGCACGAAGTTGAACAGTTCCTGGCGATCGGCAGCAACACCCAGCGTCGGCAGACCGAGCAGCGTGACCAGCGCCAAGCGCCTCATCGCCAATGGATGTCGAGGACGGGCTGCAGCGATGCACAGTGACAGAACTTTGGAAACCAGACCGGCCGGAACGTGCGCATCGCACGGCCCCGAACGATCGGCCGACAGCAGCCAGGTGTTGACCTTCAAACCCCTTCTCCCCGCAACTCGACACCGAATATGAGTGCCCGCGACAGTCCCGTCACGAGCCTTTTGCTGCGTCTTAAACGCGCAGGCGCAATAGTGCGACAGATGGGGGCTCTACCGCAAAGCCCGCATGTCCGATGACTGACTTGCGGAGCGATTTTTTTGTCGAGGGCGCCTAGCTGATTTCCCGCCGGAACGGCGGTAGCGCGTTGAGAATGGCCTTGCCATAACGCTGGGTGACCACACGGCGGTCCAGCAGGGTGATGGTGCCGCGGTCCGCTTCAGTACGCAGCAGGCGCCCGCAGGCCTGCACCAGGCGCAGCGAGGCATCCGGCACGGCGATTTCCATGAACGGGTTGCCACCACGCGCTTCGATCCATTCGGCCAGGGCGGCCTCGACCGGATCATCCGGCACGGCGAATGGAATCTTGGCGATCACCACGTGCTCGCAGTAGGCGCCCGGCAGGTCGACGCCCTCGGCGAAGCTGGCCAGGCCGAACAACACGCTCTCCTCGCCGCTGTCCACCCGCGCCTTGTGCTTGTTGAGGGTTTCCTGCTTGGAGAGGTTGCCCTGGATGAACACGCGCTTGCGCCAGTCACGATCCAGGCCGTCGAAGACGTCCTGCATCTGCCGGCGCGAGGAGAACAGCACCAGCGTGCCGCGCGAGCCCTGCACCAGATCGGGCAGCTCGCGGATGATTGCCGCGGTGTGCTCGGCAGCGTTGCGCGGATCGGCCTTGAGATCCGGCACGCGCAGCACGCCGGCGTCGGCATGGTGGAACGGGCTTGGCACTACGGCGGTAGACGCCACCTTGGGCAGGCCGGCGCGCATGCGGTAACGGTCGAAAGTGCCCAGTGCGGTAAGCGTGGCCGAGGTGACCAGCGCGCCGTAGGCGACGCTCCACAGGTTGCGGCGCAGAGTTTCGGCGGCGAGGATCGGGCTGGCGTTGACTTCGATGTCGAACAGCGCGCCACTCTCTGCCAGGGTCAGCCAGCGCGCCATGGGCGGGCTGTCTTCGGGATCTTCACTGGTGAACGCCAGCCACAGCTCCCAGGTGCCCTGGGCTCGTGCCAGCAGGCTGCCGAACAGCGGGTACCACTCCTCGGCCTGATGGCTGGCGATGCCGATGCTGGTCTCACCGTCCATGGCCTCCTTGAGCTTTTCGGTCACCCCGGTGAACAGGTCGTTGAGTTTGGAAAAGCCCTTCTTCAATTCCAGGCCCAGCTCGATCAGGTGCTCGGGCACCACGCCGCCGACGAAACGGTGACGCGGGCGCTCACGCCCTTCCATGTCCTCGCCGGGCTTGAAGTCGGCCACCTGCTCGCAGGCGCTGAACATGAACTGCTGATGGGTTTTGAGCTCGCGGGCGAGCTCCGGCACCTGCTCGATCAGCCGCCCGAGATCACCGGGCAGCGGGTGCAGGGCCAGGAGCTTGGTGAGGTTCTTGGCGATCTGCTCCAGCCAATCGGCCGTGGAGCGCAGCCGAGTGAAGTGGGCAAAATGGCCGATGGCCTTGTCCGGCAGGTGATGGCCTTCGTCGAACACATATAGTGTGTCGCGCGGGTCAGGCAGCACCGCGCCGCCGCCCAGGGCGAGATCGGCCAGCACCATGTCGTGGTTGGTGACGATCACGTCGACCTTGCCCATGCCTTCGCGGGCCTTGTAGAAGGTACACTGCCCGAAGTTCGGGCAGTGCCGGCCGGTGCATTGGCTATGGTCGGTGGTCAGCTGCGCCCATCGGCTGTCTTCAAGCTCCTGGGGCCAGCTGTCGCGGTCGCCGTCCCATTTGTTGCCGGCGAGCTTCTCGATCATCGAGGTGAACAGCTTCTGGCCTTCCTCATCAACATCGATGCGAAAGCCTTCTTCCTCGAACAACTGCGCTGTAGAGCTCTGCGCCTGGCCTTCCTGCAGCAGCACGTCGAGCTTGGACAGGCACAGATAACGACCGCGGCCCTTGGCCAGGGCGAAGCTGAAATTCAGGCCGCTGTTGCGCATCAGGTCGGGCAGATCCTTGTGCACGATCTGCTCCTGCAGCGCCACCGTGGCGGTGGCCAGCACCAGGCGTTTCCCCGCTGCCTTGGCGGTGGGGATGGCAGCCATGCAGTAGGCCACGGTCTTGCCAGTGCCGGTACCGGCCTCGACGGCCACCACGGCCGGATCGCCGAGCCGGCGCCCCTCGTCATCGGTCTTGACGCTGCCCAGCACCTTGGCCACCTCGGCGATCATAAGGCGCTGCCCATAGCGAGGTTTGAGGCCCTTGGCTTCGAGAAAACGGGTGTAGGCGCCCTGAATCTGGGCCTTGAGTTCGGTGCTGAGCATTAAGGATCTTGACTGCGAAAAGGCTGGATATATTTTCAGTATTCGAAAACGGCCGCTATCATAACGCGCCTATCGCCTGCGTGCTGACTCGCTTGCCTGCTCCCGATGAAGCGCACGACTTGCAAGCCGCCGGGCCCGACTTCTGAAATCGATCACCGTCAGGCGCAGCCCCGCCTCGAACAACCCGGATGGCCAAACGGCGTCCCGAGGTGATCAGTTGAAATACCGGAGTGCCTGAATGCCACCTTATTCTCCCCTGTACACCTTGCACCTGCTGGCGGCGCTGATCTGGGTCGGCGGTATGTTCTTCACATGGATGGTGCTGCGCCCGGCCGCCGGCACGCTGCAGGCGCCGGAGCGTCTGACCTTGTGGCTGGAGGTGTTTCGCCGCTTCTTCGTGTGGGTGTGGGTCGCCGTGGTGGCGCTGCCGATCACCGGGTTGGGCATGCTGCACATGGGCTTCAGTGGTTTCGACGGGGCGCCGCGCTACGTGCACGTGATGATGGGACTTTACCTGGCGATGCTGGCGCTGTTCCTGCGCATCCAGGCACTGCAGCTGCCTGCCATGCGCCGCGCGGTCGAGGTGCAGGACTGGCCGGCAGCCGGCGCGGTGCTGGGCCGTATCCGCCGGCTGGTCGCTTTCAATCTGCTACTGGGTCTGAGCGTGGTAGCGCTTGCCGCAGCGCGCCCGAGCCTCTGACATCCATCTGAAGCACAAATGAAAAAGGGCCTGCAAAGGCCCTTTTTCATTTTAGAAACGAACGATATCCAGTCGCCCCGCCTGACCGGGCTCGCCAGCCCGCCCGGGTGCACCGGGACGACCATCGAGGCCGGCGCTGGTGCTGTAGATCCAGCAGCCCTTGCTCGCACCACCGCTGCCGGCATTGCCTGCCGTGCCGGCAAGCCCGCCGGCGCCGCCATCGAGGCGCGCCTGCAGATGCTCGACCGGAAAATCGCTGGGTACTTCCAGGCGGATCTGGCCGCCCGGCGCGCCCGGATGACCATCGCTGCCATCCTGGCCGTCATAGCCGGCGCTGGGCTGGCCCCAGGCGCAGCCGCCGGGCTTGCCATCGGCGCCATCCAGGCCGGCGTAACCGGCCGCGCCACGACCACCGCGGGCATCGAGCACCCAAGGTTCGGTGGTTACCGACTGCATGCGGATGACCAGCGTACGCCCAGGCAGCGCGGCCCGGTGTGCGGTACCAGGCGCACCCGGTGCATTGATCTGTGCACCGGTAGCGATCTCACCGGTGCCGATATCCAGCAGCAGGCGTTCGTTCGAGGGCGCGACAGCGATCTGCGCATCGTGGCCCAGATACAGCTCACCGATATGCAGCTCGCTGACTCCGGCGGGAATCAGCAGCGTACCGCGCTCGGCAATGGCCACGCGGTCGAGCTGCAGCACGCTGCCATGGGCAGGCAGACGGGTCATATGGTTGGAATCGACTTCGATGACGGCTGCCGCCATCGCGGCCAGCGGGCAGCACAGGGCGGCCGCGAGGATCAGCTTGCGCATGGGACGGCCTCCTCGACAGTCGCAGAAGCCGGCGTCGCCATTGTCTCCAGCTCGGGCTCAGGCTCAGCCTTTACCTCAGCCACAGCACTTGGCAGCGACCAGATATGAAAAATGCCAAAGGCCATGACCTTGGCCCGTTCGAGCGTCAACTGCGGCTGCGCCCCCAGCTCGGTTTTGAACAGCACCAACTCGACCAGATGCAGGCCCAGCATAGCCACGCCAGCCACGTTCAGTAGCTGCGCGAAGGGTTGCGCGAACGGGGAGATTAGATTGGCCAGAATGACGCACCAGAACAGTGTCGCCAGCAGTTTGCCCAGCCTCGCGATAGTTTTCATTGCCCGCCCCACCCCACTCATTATGTGCGGCACATTACTGCGTTTACGGGCTGGGAAATAGAGGGTGAAACCAAAAACGGTGTCCATTGCGTAACACCGTACTCCTGACCGACCCGAGGGCCGGCCAGGATGCTCACGAAGATCGAGTCAGGCTTATGGCCGGGCTTCGACTTCCGCTTCCACGCGACGGTTGATCGCACGGCCTTCTTCGGTGGCGTTGTCGGCAACCGGACGGCTTTCACCGTAGCCGACTGCGTTCACGCGGGTACCGCCCACACCGTACTGATTGACCAGCACTTCACGCACGGCGTTAGCACGGCGCTCGGACAGTTTCTGGTTATAGGCGTCGGTACCAACGGAGTCGGTATGGCCTTCAACCACGGTGGTGGTTTGCGGGTATTGCTTCATGAAGTCAGCCAGGCTCTGGATGTCGCCCATGCTTTCCGGCTTGACCTGCGCCTTGTCGAAGTCGAACTTGACGTCCAGCTCGACACGTACGGCCTCGGCAACCGGCTCTGGAGCGACGGTTTCTTCGACCATGACGGTTTCTTCTACGACTGCTACTTGCTGATCGTCAGCCCCGTGGACCCAGCAATAGGCAGCGGCGAAGCCGGCGCCAATTACCGCACCACCACCAGCCCAGGCCGAGCTTTCGATGGCACCCAGAGCTGCACCGCTCACACCACCAACGGCAGCGCAGGTCGGCCAGTCGGATTTCTGGACGCCAGCGCAGCCCGTCAGAAAGGTGGACGCAATGATCAGGGGTACCGCTTTCCTTGTAATACTCATATGCAAGTCTCCTAATGGGAATCGGCGCAAAAACCGACACTCTGGATTAAAGACGCCCGCTTTTAAATCTGCCAGACAGCACTACGACATCACTGTCGACCGAACAGTTCTAGTTGAATGTGAGCATGCGCGGTAGTCTTTTGTGATCGCTTCGAGGTTTCTGATGACTCAGATCACATCCCCCCGTACCCCCCAACAATCGTTGGCCGCTCTACTGCAACGTTATGCGCCCGCCCGGCTGCTTTTGGTGAGCGCCAGCGAACAACCGGCGGTAAGCGCTTTTCAGCAGGCCCATCCGCACACTTTTTTCGCTCACGCCGCCCCCGGCAGCCTTGATAGTGACCTGGCAGGGCAGCGTTTCGATCTCGCCGTAGTGGTCGACTGCCTCGAACACCTGCCCCGCAAGGACGGCCTGCAATTGCTCGGCGGCATCCGCAACCTCAATGCCAGTCGCATGGCAGTGCTGGTCGATCTGCCGGCCTGCGGCTGGCAGGACACCGACTTTTACGCGCTGGCACTGCAGGTCAGCGAGCGCTTCGC is a genomic window containing:
- a CDS encoding DUF6231 family protein, with amino-acid sequence MTQITSPRTPQQSLAALLQRYAPARLLLVSASEQPAVSAFQQAHPHTFFAHAAPGSLDSDLAGQRFDLAVVVDCLEHLPRKDGLQLLGGIRNLNASRMAVLVDLPACGWQDTDFYALALQVSERFARDEQVLSLFTYDLLEYKQAPDWLNAKFWANPENFGKYWW
- the pdxH gene encoding pyridoxamine 5'-phosphate oxidase is translated as MTQTLADMRRDYTRDGLSEDQAPLEPLALFRSWFADAVKTEQPPVEPNAMTLATVDAEGRPHCRVLLLKGLDEQGFTFFSNYQSAKGEQLQANPFAALTFFWPTLERQVRIEGRVEKVTPAESDAYFQVRPLGSRLGAWASPQSRVIHDRGELEGLLAQTERRFADQAPECPPHWGGYRLLPERIEFWQGRASRLHDRLDYRLNGEAWLRQRLAP
- a CDS encoding DUF1145 domain-containing protein, whose product is MDTVFGFTLYFPARKRSNVPHIMSGVGRAMKTIARLGKLLATLFWCVILANLISPFAQPFAQLLNVAGVAMLGLHLVELVLFKTELGAQPQLTLERAKVMAFGIFHIWSLPSAVAEVKAEPEPELETMATPASATVEEAVPCAS
- a CDS encoding EstA family serine hydrolase → MQIQGYFDLKFEAVKEAFAALFDDPQERGAALCVQVGGETVVDIWAGVADKDGREAWHSDTILNLFSCTKPFAAVTALQLVAEGKLELDAPVARYWPEFAAAGKERITVRHLLCHQAGLPAIRQNLPAEALYDWQTMTDALAAEAPWWPLGEGHGYAPITFGWLIGELLRRVEGRGPGESIVARTAKPLGLDFHVGLADEEFHRVATISRGKGNMGDAAAQRMLKTMMNDAQAMTTRAFTNPPSIMTSTNKPEWRRMQQPAANGHGNARSLAGFYSGLLDGSLLDSELLAELTREHSVGEDRTLLTPTRFGLGCMLDQPAVANATYGMGKGAFGHPGAGGTTGFADPERDVAVGFVTNNLGPFVLMDPRAQKLAGILCECF
- a CDS encoding beta-agarase, with product MRRLALVTLLGLPTLGVAADRQELFNFVRPMDAVQVSGDNAYLPSVTAESAAQGEILRRVTFNPGERPTLRLTPQSGSWDWSQASAMSLRVQNAMDWALTLDVTIESADGKRLTTQIALPAGPAQTLLIPLGATSPRAQGMRAGAPMPWRYDGRLLLLAETVNGEIDVKNVSAVTLSIPNPQAAQNILLGRFGVRGSGDLEQAYRGIVDGYGQYTRRDWPGKIKNDEQLRQGMAQEDKQLQTWQAGRPKQDMYGGWIGGPSFEATGFFRTEKRGGRWFLVTPEGNPFYSLGVNTVTGSQSQTYVEGREIMFSALPAEGEPLAAFYGSASNESDTGANRGRDFDKGRWYDFYAANLQRTYGAQDAKAWRERAQNRLQAWGFNTLGNWSDNEFAEDKRMPYSIPLSIHGDYATISTGVDWWGGMPDPFDPRFAMAAERAIAIATRGHRDDPWVIGYYADNELAWAGPADDPLSRYALAYATLRLTTDVPAKRAFLKQLRDKYRNQEGLSKAWGIDLKAWELMEDPGFQAPPINPEYPAIEADMQRFLRLFADTYFKTIDDSLEWHTPNHLLLGGRFSASIPEAVEACAQYCDVLSFNFYTREPQQGYDFEALRKLDKPLLVTEFHFGSRDRGPFWGGVAEVYKEEERGPAYANFLKKALEEPQIVGVHWFQYLDQPVTGRLLDGENGHLGLVAVTDRPWDGFVSAVRKANLTVPPLVLEQAAKEPAPKVDAAPAQEPAPKADTAPAQEPAAKTDAAPAQEAAPEVAPAAEGDAPAAEAKP
- the dinG gene encoding ATP-dependent DNA helicase DinG; the protein is MLSTELKAQIQGAYTRFLEAKGLKPRYGQRLMIAEVAKVLGSVKTDDEGRRLGDPAVVAVEAGTGTGKTVAYCMAAIPTAKAAGKRLVLATATVALQEQIVHKDLPDLMRNSGLNFSFALAKGRGRYLCLSKLDVLLQEGQAQSSTAQLFEEEGFRIDVDEEGQKLFTSMIEKLAGNKWDGDRDSWPQELEDSRWAQLTTDHSQCTGRHCPNFGQCTFYKAREGMGKVDVIVTNHDMVLADLALGGGAVLPDPRDTLYVFDEGHHLPDKAIGHFAHFTRLRSTADWLEQIAKNLTKLLALHPLPGDLGRLIEQVPELARELKTHQQFMFSACEQVADFKPGEDMEGRERPRHRFVGGVVPEHLIELGLELKKGFSKLNDLFTGVTEKLKEAMDGETSIGIASHQAEEWYPLFGSLLARAQGTWELWLAFTSEDPEDSPPMARWLTLAESGALFDIEVNASPILAAETLRRNLWSVAYGALVTSATLTALGTFDRYRMRAGLPKVASTAVVPSPFHHADAGVLRVPDLKADPRNAAEHTAAIIRELPDLVQGSRGTLVLFSSRRQMQDVFDGLDRDWRKRVFIQGNLSKQETLNKHKARVDSGEESVLFGLASFAEGVDLPGAYCEHVVIAKIPFAVPDDPVEAALAEWIEARGGNPFMEIAVPDASLRLVQACGRLLRTEADRGTITLLDRRVVTQRYGKAILNALPPFRREIS
- a CDS encoding CopD family protein gives rise to the protein MPPYSPLYTLHLLAALIWVGGMFFTWMVLRPAAGTLQAPERLTLWLEVFRRFFVWVWVAVVALPITGLGMLHMGFSGFDGAPRYVHVMMGLYLAMLALFLRIQALQLPAMRRAVEVQDWPAAGAVLGRIRRLVAFNLLLGLSVVALAAARPSL
- a CDS encoding sugar diacid recognition domain-containing protein; its protein translation is MLELDSTLAQHIVDRAMAILPYNINVMDAQGMIIGSGDPARLHTRHEGAQLVLANRRVVEIDEQAATCLRGVRPGVNLPLLHADELIGVLGITGDPEVVRPYAELVRMAAEMLVEQRQVQAERHWQRHQLDAWLRQLFDPAASVAALAADAERQGLALSWPRQVCLLELQEQGEPLAQQARLLGALAGKKEHLAAPLGMRELLWCRPLMAGQDDQHWLDAADERGWGVTRLLVSDPVQSLEQLRQACLALRDLQAFARARHPTLRVLALEEHRLATVLHAQRHSWLLQGWLAPLKKVLAQDSNGVLRATLEAWCAHDGQVQSCADALGIHRNTLRYRLDRIAELSGVELTRLDRRLQLSLGLVLIEPN